From a region of the Hippopotamus amphibius kiboko isolate mHipAmp2 chromosome 3, mHipAmp2.hap2, whole genome shotgun sequence genome:
- the CCDC88B gene encoding coiled-coil domain-containing protein 88B, with protein MDGGKGPRIRDFLSGSLATWALGLAGLVGEAEEPEGEEEEEGEGPLCPEKRFLHLSDGALLLRVLGIIAPSSRGGPQVIRGHDGPVARRVWNLNHLWGRLRDFYQEELQLLVLSPPPDLQTLGFDPFSEEAVEELEGILRLLLGASVQCEHRELFIRHIQGLSLEVQSELAAAIQEVTQPGAGLVLAMAGPETGELAPPELEMLSRSLMGTLLRLARERDVGAQRLAELLLKREPAPLLPEAPARTPQEGASHHLALQLANAKAQLRRLRQELEEKAELLLDSQVEVQGLEAEIRRLRQEAQALSGQAKRAELYREEAEALRERAGRLPRLQEELRRCRERLRAAEACKGQLEEERVLSGALEASKALLEEQLEAAQERSARLHETQRENLLLRTRLGEAHAELDSLRHQVDQLAEENVELELELQRSLEPPPSSPGEGQRDPGGGAAAPLPGAAPSLRDEVREAEAGRLRTLERENQELRGLLRVLQGQPGGQPPLLEEQNEDSVIPEPDSAPQTWLAPDHGPQGLASQAGDEGPQALDPAPLASDSALEGIAECPQASGLQMAVMVPLDMLPQESGPAVEVQESLQKAGLGAPLQTPASVVPPQGPEVKIQAQLSLGGETGESVPEAPGLRQEDPESKPGLSEPSLCGQLEEQETLDQRLDLPKGQTEAREHEQKLEGMVEDPVQQKPQQKLEGVPEAQTWEGRVPGEVLASSVPEQEALQEEVAQLKREAEALRAELEAQARRLEARGTEVARLCEELAQTRRAEAEAHQEVEAQARELARLREAVETAGRELEAASREREALTEALAATGRERRQWEREGPRLRAQAEAAEERLQVLESEGRGHLEEAERERRERQALQEELEKAVVRGRELGSRLERLQSELEQVALERQEFLREQEFQHQRYQGLEQRLEAELQAAATSKEEALMALKKRALQLEEELFQLRQGAVGPEEQAEPRVKEAQSVRLIEVERSNATLAAEKAALQGQLQHLEGQLGSLQGRAQELLLQSQRAQEHSSRLQAEKSVLEMQGQELHRKLGVLEEEVQAARRSQEETRRQQQALLRDHEALTQLQRRQEAELEGLLARHRDLKANMRALELAHRELQGRHEQLQAQRANVEAQEVALLAERERLMQDGHRQQGLEEELRRLQSEHDRAQMLLAEVSRERGELQGERGELRGRLARLELERAQLEAQSQRLRESNQQLDLSACRLATQCELLTELRSAQEEENRQLLAEVQALSRENRELLERSLESRDHLHREQREYLDQLNALRREKQKLVEKIMDQYRVLEPGPLPRTKKGSWLADKVKRLMRPRREGGPHGGPRLGADGAGSTESLGVPPETELSEGREADGTVSPSPAPMRRAQSSLCLRDETLAGGQRRKLSSRFPVGRSSESFSPGDTPRQRFRQRRPGPLGAPSSHSKGPGVGWNGSVETLAEHEADVNREGLKVQEPEKRTLAPSLSQ; from the exons ATGGATGGGGGCAAGGGGCCCAGGATCAGAGACTTCCTGAGTGGGAGCCTGGCCACCTGG GCGCTGGGACTGGCCGGGCTGGTGGGGGAGGCGGAGGAGccggagggggaagaggaggaggaaggagaggggcccCTTTGTCCGGAGAAGAGGTTCTTACATCTCAGCGATGGGGCCCTGCTCCTCCGGGTTCTGGGCATCAT TGCCCCCAGTTCCCGAGGGGGCCCTCAAGTGATCAGGGGCCATGATGGTCCTGTAGCCCGGCGGGTGTGGAACCTGAACCATCTGTGGGGCCGACTGAGGGACTTCTACCAG GAGGAGCTGCAGCTGCTGGTCCTGTCGCCACCCCCGGACCTCCAGACCTTGGGGTTTGACCCCTTCTCAG AGGAGGCGGTCGAGGAGCTGGAAGGCATCCTCAGGCTATTGCTGGGGGCGTCAGTGCAG TGTGAACACCGGGAACTCTTCATCCGACACATCCAGGGCCTCAGCCTCGAGGTCCAGAGTGAGCTGGCTGCTGCCATCCAGGAG gtgaCCCAGCCCGGGGCGGGCTTGGTGCTGGCGATGGCTGGGCCTGAGACTGGGGAGCTGGCGCCTCCGGAGCTGGAGATGCTGTCCCGGAGCCTGATGGGGACACTGTTGAGGCTGGCACGGGAGCGTGATGTGGGGGCCCAG CGGCTGGCTGAACTGCTGCTGAAGCGGGAGCCAGCACCCTTGTTGCCTGAGGCTCCTGCCAGGACTCCCCAGGAGGGCGCCTCGCACCACCTGGCCCTGCAGCTGGCCAATGCCAAGGCCCAGCTGCGGCGCCTGCGGCAGGAGCT GGAGGAAAAAGCCGAGTTGCTGCTAGATTCCCAGGTGGAGGTGCAGGGCTTGGAAGCCGAAATTCGAAGGCTCCGCCAAGAG GCCCAGGCGCTGTCGGGACAGGCCAAGCGGGCCGAGCTGTACCGCGAGGAGGCAGAGGCGCTGCGGGAGCGGGCCGGCCGCCTGCCCCGCCTGCAGGAGGAACTGCGACGCTGCCGGGAGCGGCTGCGGGCTGCAGAGGCCTGCAAGGGCCAGCTGGAG gAGGAACGGGTTCTCTCAGGGGCTCTGGAGGCCTCGAAGGCGCTGCTGGAGGAACAGCTGGAGGCCGCTCAGGAGCGCAGTGCTCGGCTGCATGAGACCCAGCGGGAGAACCTGCTGCTGCGTACGCGGCTGGGCGAGGCCCATGCG GAGCTGGACTCTCTGAGGCATCAGGTGGACCAGCTGGCAGAGGAGAAtgtggagctggagctggagcttcAGCGCAGCCTGGAGCCACCCCCCAGCTCTCCTGGGGAGGGCCAGCGGGACCCCGGTGGAGGGGCTGCAG CACCCCTGCCAGGTGCGGCTCCCTCTCTGCGCGATGAAgtgagggaggcagaggctgggcgGCTGCGGACCCTGGAGCGGGAGAATCAGGAGCTTCGAGGCCTGCTACGGGTGCTGCAAGGGCAGCCAGGTGGCCAG CCCCCCCTGCTGGAGGAGCAGAACGAGGACTCCGTGATTCCAGAGCCGGACTCAGCTCCCCAGACTTGGCTGGCCCCAGACCATGGCCCCCAGGGCTTGGCTAGTCAGGCAGGGGATGAAGGCCCCCAGGCCTTGGACCCGGCTCCCCTGGCATCAGATTCAGCCCTCGAGGGGATAGCTGAGTGTCCCCAGGCATCTGGTCTCCAGATGGCTGTCATGGTCCCCTTAGACATGCTGCCCCAGGAGTCAGGCCCTGCTGTAGAGGTACAGGAGTCCCTGCAAAAGGCTGGCCTTGGAGCCCCTCTCCAGACCCCTGCCTCTGTGGTGCCACCTCAGGGTCCAGAGGTCAAAATTCAGGCCCAGCTGTCGCTGGGAGGAGAGACTGGGGAGTCAGTGCCTGAGGCCCCAGGGCTGAGACAGGAGGACCCTGAGAGCAAGCCCGGACTCTCGGAGCCCAGCCTCTGTGGGCAGTTGGAGGAGCAGGAGACCCTAGACCAGCGGCTGGACCTACCCAAGGGGCAAACAGAGGCCAGAGAGCATGAACAGAAGTTGGAGGGGATGGTTGAGGACCCAGTCCAACAAAAACCACAGCAGAAGCTGGAAGGGGTTCCTGAGGCCCAGACCTGGGAGGGGCGGGTCCCAGGGGAGGTCCTGGCCAGTAGTGTACCAGAGCAGGAGGCCCTCCAGGAGGAGGTGGCGCAGCTGAAGAGAGAGGCTGAGGCCCTTCGAGCTGAGCTGGAGGCCCAGGCCCGGAGGCTGGAGGCCCGGGGCACGGAGGTCGCCCGCCTCTGCGAGGAGCTGGCTCAGACACGGAGGGCAGAGGCCGAGGCCCACCAGGAGGTGGAGGCCCAGGCCCGGGAGCTGGCCCGCCTGCGGGAGGCAGTGGAGACCGCTGGCCGGGAGTTGGAGGCTGCGTCACGGGAGCGGGAGGCGCTGACGGAGGCGCTGGCAGCCACGGGCCGCGAGCGGAGGCAGTGGGAGCGAGAGGGGCCCAGGCTGCGGGCCCAGGCCGAGGCGGCCGAGGAGCGGCTGCAGGTGCTGGAGAGCGAGGGCCGCGGGCACCTGGAGGAGGCCGAGAGGGAGCGCCGGGAGAGGCAGGCCCTCCAGGAG GAGCTAGAGAAGGCCGTGGTGCGGGGCCGGGAGCTGGGGTCCCGGCTGGAGCGTCTGCAGAGTGAGCTGGAACAGGTGGCTCTGGAGCGCCAGGAATTTCTGCGGGAACAGGAGTTCCAGCACCAAAG GTACCAGGGCCTGGAGCAGCGGCTGGAAGCTGAGCTGCAGGCGGCGGCCACCAGCAAGGAGGAGGCGCTGATGGCGCTCAAAAAGCGGGCcctgcagctggaggaggagctgttCCAG CTGCGCCAGGGCGCTGTGGGGCCCGAGGAGCAGGCTGAGCCGCGGGTCAAGGAGGCCCAGAGCGTGCGGCTCATCGAGGTGGAGCGCAGC AATGCGACGctggcagccgagaaggcagcgcTGCAGGGGCAGCTGCAGCACCTGGAGGGGCAGCTGGGAAGCCTGCAGGGGCGCGCCCAGGAACTGCTGCTGCAGAGTCAGCGGGCGCAGGAGCACAGCAGCCGCCTGCAG GCCGAGAAGTCTGTACTGGAGATGCAGGGCCAGGAGCTGCACAGGAAGCtgggggtgctggaggaggaggtgcAGGCGGCGCGGCGCTCCCAGGAGGAGACCCGCAGGCAGCAGCAGGCCCTGCTTCGGGACCACGAGGCCCTGACACAGCTGCAGCGGCGGCAGGAGGCTGAGCTAGAGGGACTGCTGGCCCGGCACCGCGACCTCAAGGCCAACATGCGGGCCCTGGAGCTGGCTCACCGGGAGCTGCAGGGCCG GCATGAGCAGCTGCAGGCCCAGAGGGCCAACGTGGAGGCGCAGGAGGTGGCCCTGCTGGCAGAGCGTGAACGCCTGATGCAGGACGGACATCGACAGCagggcctggaggaggagctccggAGGCTGCAGAGCGAGCATGACAG AGCTCAGATGCTGCTGGCGGAGGTGTCCCGGGAGCGAGGTGAGCTGCAGGGGGAACGCGGGGAGCTGCGGGGCCGGCTGGCGAGGCTGGAGCTGGAGCGGGCACAGCTGGAGGCGCAGAGCCAGCGACTGCGAGAGTCCAACCAGCAGCTGGACCTGAGCGCTTGCCGGCTGGCCACACAGTGTGAG CTGTTGACGGAGCTCCGGAGTGCCCAGGAAGAGGAGAACCGGCAGCTGCTAGCCGAGGTGCAGGCGCTGAGCCGGGAGAACCGGGAGCTCCTGGAGCGCAGCCTCGAGAGCCGGGACCACCTGCACCGCGAGCAGCGCGAGTACCT GGACCAGCTCAACGCCCTGCGCCGGGAGAAGCAGAAGCTGGTGGAGAAGATCATGGACCAGTACCGAGTGCTGGAGCCTGGGCCCCTGCCCCGGACCAA GAAGGGCAGCTGGCTGGCAGACAAGGTGAAGAGGCTGATGCGGCCCCGGCGGGAGGGGGGCCCCCATGGGGGGCCGCGCCTAGGGGCCGATGGGGCTGGCAGCACCGAGAGCCTGGGGGTCCCCCCAGAGACGGAGCTCTCCGAGGGCAGGGAGGCGGATGGGACAG TGTCCCCCTCACCGGCACCCATGCGCCGGGCCCAGAGCTCCCTGTGCCTGCGGGATGAGACTCTGGCAGGTGGGCAGCGGCGGAAACTCAGCTCAAGATTCCCTGTGGGGCGAAGCTCTGAATCATTCAGCCCCGGGGACACCCCCCGGCAGCGATTTCGACAGCGGCGCCCAGGTCCCCTGGGGGCACCCAGCTCCCACAGCAAAG GACCTGGCGTGGGATGGAATGGCTCTGTCGAGACCCTGGCGGAACACGAAGCAGATGTCAACAGAGAGG GCCTCAAGGTGCAGGAACCGGAGAAACGGACTCTCGCCCCTTCCCTCAGCCAGTGA